The following are encoded in a window of Dryobates pubescens isolate bDryPub1 chromosome 25, bDryPub1.pri, whole genome shotgun sequence genomic DNA:
- the TCTN2 gene encoding tectonic-2 codes for MAALFLGTLLLLAAPCLGQRAGDPVFQPSFIHMSAPRANSFFLGNSSGVNFSIILSPVDEKTGKLHLANCSGNKRVSDWNLNETRGVDTYEVTVSLTRNLQLCLPNATDCCTAAPCVVETLQVLACRDSVIVARLLIQAEMYANSSFTGNVSENVTIIPNQAFQPLGSCPCDLTAGACDVRCCCDTECTPDLKQLFNESCFTGVFGGDVNPPFDQLCSSHSMEYTPDWFPFLCVQSSLNNTPFLGLFYHGSISTPRFPSFKIPLQISPGRLFTGYRQGDPIMTEEDEYFVIPQQSMAGQCVGNAPVAYLQNFDVKCLTNLASYKEGLPHDVRINSGTGDFIQQNVIYRTITDMDKFKTESEALHPAEVPCQNVTFAEHYTFIWKDKNIEQVNVTVFLGSLCDGEILTQRFTVEFQCLESTTPAEPSGNPGYQVGKPVRAANMNATDTFGRLNIWQPAGRGLCTSATHTPVLFGLDSHSGCLLEVDINEDCSLLRGNVTEKLDSLIQATHVGKRDNSSFSDLNDWVEIIRLDPLNSDTNMSTGSLKGICPDIPANLNIRIIFANVGAVQGIPWQEVLAVQISYSTVIWQFQCGLICENTTSFLPITASVQFIKVPAQPPIPLTRFQMNYTEFDCNRNDVCWPQLLYPLTRFYTGEPYPQCLAKGLSLAFLVLLAAILSNPWFSKLWNSSLV; via the exons ATGGCGGCTCTTTTCCTCGGGACGCTTCTGCTGCTGGCGGCACCCTGCCTCGGGCAGCGGGCCGGGGACCCCG tcttTCAGCCTTCATTTATCCATATGTCAGCACCCAGAGCCAATTCATTTTTTCTTGGGAATTCTTCAGGAGTTAATTTTTCTATAATTTTAAGTCCTGTGGATGAAAAGACAG gAAAATTGCATCTGGCAAATTGCAGTGGAAATAAAAGAGTTAGTGATTGGAATTTGAATGAAACACGTGGGGTG gaCACTTATGAAGTGACAGTAAGCTTGACTAGAAACCTGCAGTTGTGTTTGCCGAATGCCACcgactgctgcacagcagctccctgtgtggTTGAAACACTTCAGGTTTTAGCTTGCCGTGATTCAGTGATAGTGGCACGCCTCTTGATTCAAGCTGAGATGTATGCCAACTCCTCCTTTACAGGAAATGTGTCAG AAAATGTAACTATCATCCCCAACCAGGCATTTCAGCCCTTGGGCTCTTGTCCTTGTGACTTGACAGCTGGAGCTTGTGATGTTCGCTGTTGCTGTGATACG gagTGTACACCAGACTTGAAGCAGTTGTTCAATGAATCATGCTTCACTGGAGTGTTTGGTGGGGATGTAAACCCACCTTTTGATCAGCTGTGCTCTTCACATTCAATGGAATATACCCCGGATTGGTTTCCCTTCCTTTGTGTACAGTCTTCTCTTAATAACACACCATTTCTTGGCCTCTTTTATCATGGCTCTAT TTCTACACCCAGATTTCCTTCATTTAAAATCCCTTTACAAATTTCTCCTGGGAGACTATTCACTGGTTACAGACAAGGAGATCCAATTATGACAGAAGAAGATGAGTATTTTGTCATTCCCCAG CAATCCATGGCTGGACAGTGTGTTGGAAATGCCCCCGTGGCCTATCTTCAGAATTTTGATGTCAAATGCCTTACCAATCTAGCTTCTTACAAGGAAGGACTGCCCCATGATGTGAGGATCAACAGTGGCACTGGAG ACTTCATCCAACAAAATGTTATCTACAGGACCATCACCGACATGGATAAATTCAAAACTGAAAGTG AAGCCCTTCATCCTGCTGAGGTTCCATGTCAGAATGTAACTTTTGCAGAGCATTACACCTTCATTTGGAAAGACAAGAACATAGAGCAAGTAAATGTCACAGTCTTCCTTGGAAGTTTATGTGATGGAG aaatACTGACACAGAGATTCACAGTCGAATTTCAATGTTTAGAGAGTACTACTCCAGCAGAACCCTCTGGGAATCCAG GTTATCAAGTTGGAAAGCCAGTGAGAGCTGCAAATATGAATGCTACTGATACTTTTGGAAGACTAAACATTTGGCAGCCAG CTGGCAGAGGTTTATGTACGTCGGCAACTCACACACCAGTTTTATTTGGATTAGATTCACACTCTGGATGCCTTCTGGAAGTTGATATTAATGAAGACTGCAGTCTTTTAAG AGGAAATGTAACTGAGAAATTGGATTCATTAATACAAGCCACTCATGTTGGAAAAAGGGACAATTCAAGCTTCAGTGATCTAAATGACTGGGTGGAAATCATAC GTCTTGATCCACTTAATTCTGATACCAATATGAGCACTGGAAGCTTAAAAGGGATTTGTCCAGATATTCCTGCAAACCTGAATATTCGCATAATCTTTGCTAACGTGGGTGCAGTCCAAGGGATTCCTTGGCAGGAAGTCCTTGCTGTGCAGATCAG CTACTCCACAGTCATATGGCAATTCCAGTGTGGGCTTATCTGTGAGAACACCACCAGCTTTCTTCCTATCACTGCTTCTGTTCAGTTTATTAAGGTGCCAGCTCAGCCACCCATTCCACTGACAAG atTTCAGATGAAT